CCGCAGGTGTTCGGCGATCAGACCGACGTGCCGGAGTCGGCCGACTGGTGGAACGCCGGCTACCTGATCATGTGGGGCTCGAACGTTCCCGTCACCCGCACACCCGACGCGCACTTCATGGTCGAGGCGCGCTATCGCGGCCAGAAGGTGATCACCGTGTCGCCGGACTACACCGACAACACGAAGTTCGCCGACGAATGGGTCGCACCGCACCCCGGCACCGATGCCGCGCTGGCCCTGGCGATGGGCCACGTCATCCTCAACGAGCACTTCGTGCAGAAGCGCACCGAGCGCTTCGAGGACTACATGCGCCGCTACACCGACGCGCCCTTCCTCGTCGAGCTCGAGGAGCGCGACGGCGGGCTCGTGCCGGGCAAGTTCGTCACGGCATCCGATCTGCCGGGCGCGGAGGCCGACCAGTCCCGGGCCGACTTCAAACCCGTGCTGATGGATGCCGACGGCACACCGGTGGTGCCCAACGGCTCGCTGGGGCACCGCTTCAGCCCCGAGGATCAGGGCCGGTGGAACCTGGATCTGGGAGACGTGGTGCCGCCGCTGTCGGTTGCCGACCTGGCGTCGTGGGACGGCGCGGCCGCCGAGGTGCGGCTGCCCCGCTTCGACCTGGACCCGGAGCCGGGGCAGGAGCACGCCGGCGGATCCGGCGCGATCACCCGCGGCGTGCCGGTGCGCACGGTCGCAGGCAGGACCGTCACCACCGTGTTCGACCTGATGCTCGCGCAGTACGGCGTGGGGCGCGAGCGGATGCCGGGGCAGTGGCCCACCGGCTACGACGACGCGTCCAGCCCGGGCACGCCCGCCTGGCAGGAGGAGCACACCTCGGTGCCGGCGCCGCAGGCCGAGCGCATCGCGCGCGAGTTCGCCGACAACGCCGAGCGCTCGGGCGGCCGCTCGATGATCCTGATGGGGGCCGGCACCAACCACTGGTTCCACTCCGACACCATCTACCGCACCTTCCTCGCGTTGACGACGATGACCGGATGCCAGGGTGTGAACGGCGGGGGATGGGCGCACTACGTCGGGCAGGAGAAGGTGCGCCCGCTCACCGGCTACCAGCAGTACGCCGGCGCCTCGGACTGGGTGCGCCCGCCGCGGTACACGATCGGCACGGCGTTCTTCTACCTATCCACCGACCAGTGGCGCTACGACGGGCTGCCGGCGGATCAGCTGTCCTCTCCGCTCGGCAAGGGCACCTTCCACGGCCGCACCACCGCTGACTGCCTGGTGGAGTCGGTGCAGCGCGGCTGGATGCCCAGCTATCCGACCTTCGATCGCAACCCGCTCGACCTCGTGGACGAGGCCGAGGCGGCGGGCAAGGATCCCGCTCAGCACGTCGTGGACAGTCTCGACGACGGCTCGCTGCGCTTCGCTGTGGAGGATCCGGATGCTCCGGAGAACTTCCCGCGCGTGATGACGATGTGGCGCGCCAACGTGCTCGGCTCCTCGGGCAAGGGCAACGAGTACTTCCTCAAGCACCTGCTGGGCACGGATGCCGCCGTGCGCGCGCCGGAGGCCGCAGAGGGCTCCCGCCCGGTGTCGATGACCTGGCACGAGAAGGCGCCCGAGGGCAAGCTCGATCTGCTGATGACCGCGGATTTCCGCATGACCAGCACCACACTGTTCAGCGACATCGTGCTGCCGGCGGCGACCTGGTACGAGAAGTACGATCTGTCGTCCACCGACATGCATCCGTTCATCCACGCGTTCAACCCGGCCATCTCGCCGCCCTGGCAGACCAAGACCGACTTCGAGACGTTCCGCATCCTCGCCGAGAAGTTCAGCGAGATGGCCCGCACCCACCTCGGTGTGCGGCGCGACGTGGTCGCCACCCCGCTGCAGCACGACACCCCCGACGTGATGGCCACCCCGCACGGCCGCGTGCAGGATCTGCCGCGGGTCCCGGGCGTCACCATGCCGAAGCTGACGGTCGTCGAACGCGACTATCCGAAGCTCGCCGAGCAGTGGAAGGCACTCGGCCCGCTCACGGCGAAGCTGGGGCTGACGACCAAGGGCATCACCTACCGCGCCGAACCCGAGATCGAGATGCTGAAGAGCAAGAACGGCACGGTCGGCGCAGGTCCCTACACCGGCGCCGTGCGGCTGGACAGCGACCAGCGCGCCTGCGAGATGATCCTGGCGTTCTCGGGCACCAGCAACGGACGCCTGGCCGTGCAGGGATTCCGGACGCTCGAGAAGCACACCGGCCAGCAGATGGCCTTCCTCGCCGACGAGCACGAGGGCACGCACCTGAGCTTCCAGGACGTGTCGGTGCAGCCGCGCAGCGTGATCACCTCGCCGGAGTGGTCGGGATCCGAGCACGGCGGCAGGCGGTACACCGCCTTCGCGATCAACGTCGAGCACCTCAAACCGTGGCACACGCTCACCGGCCGTCAGCACTTCTACCTCGACCACGACTGGATGGACGAGCTGGGCGAGGCGCTGCCGATCTACCGGCCGCCGCTGGACATGCACCGCCTGTTCGGCGACGTGGTGCCGGGCACGGCATCCGCCGCCG
Above is a window of Microbacterium suwonense DNA encoding:
- a CDS encoding nitrate reductase subunit alpha; translated protein: MTTGTRTHGAPATDGPLADALLNMGRFVRPGQTSEDLRAVFLQGGRAGDAFYRDRWSHDKVVRSTHGVNCTGSCSWKVYVKDGIITWEAQQTDYPSVGPDSPEYEPRGCPRGAAFSWYTYSPTRVRYPYIRDTLAQLYRAAKAQHPDPVDAWASIVEDPEKAQSYKRVRGKGGLVRTTWDEVMEIAAAAHVHTVKTYGPDRVAGFSPIPAMSMVSHGAGSRFMNLIGGTMLSFYDWYADLPVASPQVFGDQTDVPESADWWNAGYLIMWGSNVPVTRTPDAHFMVEARYRGQKVITVSPDYTDNTKFADEWVAPHPGTDAALALAMGHVILNEHFVQKRTERFEDYMRRYTDAPFLVELEERDGGLVPGKFVTASDLPGAEADQSRADFKPVLMDADGTPVVPNGSLGHRFSPEDQGRWNLDLGDVVPPLSVADLASWDGAAAEVRLPRFDLDPEPGQEHAGGSGAITRGVPVRTVAGRTVTTVFDLMLAQYGVGRERMPGQWPTGYDDASSPGTPAWQEEHTSVPAPQAERIAREFADNAERSGGRSMILMGAGTNHWFHSDTIYRTFLALTTMTGCQGVNGGGWAHYVGQEKVRPLTGYQQYAGASDWVRPPRYTIGTAFFYLSTDQWRYDGLPADQLSSPLGKGTFHGRTTADCLVESVQRGWMPSYPTFDRNPLDLVDEAEAAGKDPAQHVVDSLDDGSLRFAVEDPDAPENFPRVMTMWRANVLGSSGKGNEYFLKHLLGTDAAVRAPEAAEGSRPVSMTWHEKAPEGKLDLLMTADFRMTSTTLFSDIVLPAATWYEKYDLSSTDMHPFIHAFNPAISPPWQTKTDFETFRILAEKFSEMARTHLGVRRDVVATPLQHDTPDVMATPHGRVQDLPRVPGVTMPKLTVVERDYPKLAEQWKALGPLTAKLGLTTKGITYRAEPEIEMLKSKNGTVGAGPYTGAVRLDSDQRACEMILAFSGTSNGRLAVQGFRTLEKHTGQQMAFLADEHEGTHLSFQDVSVQPRSVITSPEWSGSEHGGRRYTAFAINVEHLKPWHTLTGRQHFYLDHDWMDELGEALPIYRPPLDMHRLFGDVVPGTASAAEVNVRYLTPHSKWSIHSEYQDNLFMLSLSRGGPTIWMSPQDAEKIGVRDNDWIESYNRNGVVVARANVSHRMPEGTVYMYHAKDRTVDVPISETSGLRGGIHNSLTRILLKPSHLIGGYAQLAWAFNYLGPTGNQRDEVTTIRRRNQEVVYR